cggacagaggagtcacGCAGGGCCAGGCGGCCATACCCCTCCACGTCCAGCGTTTTACGTCTTttaaagagaactttaaaaaaaaagagagggagagagaaagaaggcagagaagaatcaaaagataatgaaaaaaatcccccccgccccccatccctAAGACACAGTTTTCGGAAGtcccttgtgtgtgtgcacagtgtgtgcgcacgcgcgcgtgtgtgtgtgtgtgtgtgtggacggGCCCCTCCCACCGGTGGAAACGTCTCAGGGCAGGTGCACGCGCTCAGCCACGCGCCCCTCCCGTTCGGCCTGCCGGCGCCCCTCCCCACTTGGCCCCAAAGCccggggcttcagcagttgcggtcTCTGTGCGTGCGCGCGTGCGCCGTGAGTCTCTGGGTTACGGATGCTGCGGTGGCCTCGTGCGCTCTGCGGCCCGGGCGCGCCCGCGCGGGCCGGCTCAGGACTTGTGCTGCGCCGACACGCCCTTCCAGTAGTCCAGGATGTCGTGCAGGTCCTCGTCCTTGGCGAACTGCACCTTCCTCCGCAGCGCGTGGCCGGCCGCCACGCACTCCCCGGCGTCCCGGTGCCGCCGCCGGCTCAGTCTGAAGCGGCCCCAGAGGCTGCGGGAGGCGCGGCAGGCATACTCGGGGCTGGAGGCGTAGCTCAGGTGGTGGTACTGCGGCGACAGCGGCGCGTAGGCCAGGTCGCGGGGCCGCGGCCGCGTCAGCGGCTCCAGGATGGAGGCCTTGCGGCAGCCCAGGCTCTCAGGGGGCGCGGGCGGCGCGGGGGGCTCGGCGGGGTGGGGCCCGGGGTACGAGTGCCGGTGCTCCCCGTACTGCCGGCCCTTCTCGGGCTCGGCCCGCAGCACAGCGGCTGCAGGCGTCACGGTGAGGATGGCCTCGGCCGCGGGCGAGCCCTTCTCGATGTACTTGGCCTCGTGCAGCGCGGTGGGCTCGGCGCGGTAGGGCCGCGGGCTGCGGGCGGAGCCactggaggaggagctggcccGTGGGGCCCCGGGGGCGGCCTCCAGGCTGTGGTGCCGCTGCAGGCCGCAGGCGTCCTGGTAGGTGGGCACCAGGAAGCCACGCTTGCCGGCCAGCGGCTCGGCCGTGGACACGGCCCCCGGCTTGCTGCCCTGGAAGGAGGTGGACTCGGCCTTGAGGGCATCGATGCAGTTGTTGATGATCTGGTTGACCTTGTCCACCTCCTTGGCGATGGTGGAGATCTCGGCCACCGAGCTCTGGCTGTCGGGGCCCGACCGGCCTGGGTCCCCGTCCCTGCGCTCCACCTGCTCTGCTGCGCGCACCTCCATGTAGCCGCCCTTGCTACCCTTGGGTGTCCCGCCGCCCTCCGCCAGCTGGTACTGCTCCACCTCGCCGGGGCCAGCGGGCAGGTACGGGATGCGCGTCACCGCCTCGGGGCCCAGCAGCGGGCCCTGGGACAGCGGCGCCAGGCCGGGCGCCTCCAGCTCGGGCCCGTACTTGAGCTCGATGATGGTCTTCTTGAGGCTCCCGGCCGCTGCGGCCGCCTGCTTCTGCTTGCCCTCCCGCCGCCTTCGCCGCCGCAGGCAGTAGTAAACGGCGCCCAGCACCAGCACCATGCCGAAGAGGCAGCCCAGGACGGTCATGATGTAGTGGGTGGCTGTGGAGGGGCTGGGCACGGGCCCCGGCGGGCTGGGCGGCTGCGGCAGGCAGATGGTGAGGCAGGTGTGGTTGTGGTGCAGACCCGAGCTGCTGGACACCACGCAGTAGGTGTAGTTGGTGAGTGCGTGCAGGTTGGTCAGGCGGATCTCCTCCCGGGCCCGCGTCAGCCTGGACACGGTGGACGACTTGCTGTTGTTGAAGTGCTCCAGCGTGTACATGCGGGTGAACGGGCTGGGCAGCTGCACCGTGATGGTGGCCGAGTTCTGGGTCAGCTGCTTGACCTTGATGAGCGGGCGGGCCTCGGCCTGCGGGCCCAGCGTGGGCAGGGCCACCAGCGGCGTGGTGCCGTCGCCGGAGAAGCACTCGTCGTCGGCGCAGGGGGCCTCGCTGGGCTCCGCGGGCGGcgctgggggcggtgggggggagcGGCCGGGCGGGGGGCGGCCGGGCACGGGGAGCGTCTCCGCCGCGTACGGGCTGTCGGTGCACACGGACTGCAGCTTGCCCAGGATGCTGCGCTGGCCGTGGCGGCCCTGGCCCAGCAGGAAGTAGCCGGAGTAGAGGGGCGGGGACTCGCACTGCACGCGGTCGTGGGCCTGCGTGGCGTTGGCGAAGGCCGCCAGCCAGCGCAGGAAGCCCAGCAGCTCGCAGGAGCAGTAGAAGGGGTTGCTGTAGAGCTCGCACACGGAGAGCCGCGCCAGCCCCGCGAAGGTGGCGCTGTGCAGGCGCTGGATGCGGTTCATGGACAGGTCCACGTTGACGATGTTGGGGCACTCCCAGAAGGCGCCGGGCGCCACCGCCTCGATGAGGTTGGCCTGCAGGTACAGGTACTCCAGCTTGCCCAGGCCGCGCAGCACGCCCTCCGTCAGGTTGCGCAGCCGGTTGTAGCCGAGCTGCAGCACCTGCAGGTTGAACTGGCCCGAGAAGGCGCCGTCCTCGATGTAGCCGATCTCGTTCTTGGTGAGGTTGAGGTACGTGAGGTTGCCGAAGCGGCTGAGCGCCGCGTACTGCACGCTGCGGATGCGGTTCTCGTTGAGCCGCAGGTCCACGATGGTGCTGTTGATCTGCTGCGGGATGGCCTCGTAGGGCGGCTGGTTCTGGCTGCAGATGGCCAGCCACACGAAGCCCTTGTCGCCCTCGATGAGCCAGCAGTCGCCGTGTGCCAGCCCGCCCGCCTGTAGCAGGGCGGCCGCCACGCaggcccacagccacggagcccCCCGCCCGCACGCGGCCATCGGGACCCGCCCGCGGGGGCCGCCCGCTCAGCCTGCCCGGGGCGCGGGGTGCGCGGGAGGGGAGGGCGCCCGCCTGCTCAGCGGCGTCCCGGGCGCATGGCCCGCACTGCGAGGGGAGCGCCTCCCTCACGGCCGGCCGCCTCGCTCGGTCCACCCGTGTCCGGCCGGGGCCACGGCCTGCTTCCCCATCGGTCCAGCCGGTCCTGCGGGAGACGAAAGGGGGGACGGGTCAGCAGGCCTCCCCATGGGCGCAGGTCCGGTGCAGGCCTGCACCCAGCCCACGGGACGTGGAGGCGCGTCCAGGGTGTCAGTGATGAGGAAGGGGCCCCGGGGGGCTCAGCGGGGCTGTTCCCTGACCCGGGGCAGGCGTCCGCCGCCTCTTCCTCTGCAGACGCCTTGACACGTGGGAATCCAGCGCCAAGCTGGACAGGTGGGCACGCCAGGAGCGAGGCTGCCGTCACTCAGCCAGGAGTGACGGGGGTGACAGGTGCCAGGGAGGGTGGCTCTGAGCCCCGCCCTGGGTCCTGAGCTCCTGTCAGGGGAGGTGCGGACGCTGCACTCTGGGCCTGCTTCCTCCAACAAACCGCGGACCCCGAGGCTGTCACCACCGAGTCGGGTCCCGGTAGTAAGAACTGGGAGGAGAGTGCCCCCCGGCTCAGCTGAAGACACCGCTGTGGCCCTGATGCCTCCCGCCTGACCGCCCCCCCAGCCCTGGGTCTCGGCTGTGAACACCTTGCTGTCTGCTCCCCCAACCCCTGAGCTTCTCTAGAGCAGGCCCTCCCAACCGCAcgctcacccccaccccacggaGCCCGCGTGTGCGGGGAGATGTGGCCGGACGGCCGCTGGGTTGGTCCTGCTCCCCGGGACTCCCCTCTGCCCCTCGTATTTCTCCCTCAGGACCGAAGGATGGGGGTGTGTTTGCTTGTTACTGTTTGGATTTACAGCGGCCTATGTAACCGCTCTGTGGCCTGGCAGGCAGCCAGCTGACTGTATTTCACTGATATTGACGTTTGCAACTAGTCCGCACTGAGGCGGGTTtaaatcaggagaaaaaaataatggttTCTCTCCCTTCAGAAACTTCATCAAGAACAGTTCTGAGCTTGCTCCTGCAGAAGAGCCTTTCTGATTTAAAGCGAGGGGAAGGGTCAGCAGGGGTGGGGACGGGAGAAGGTCCTGGCATGGCCCAGTGCTGCCATGCGACCCCCAGGAAAGCTCGGGGCCTCTCTGGGCCCAACCAGAAGCATCTGGGAGAGGGGCGGCCTGGGGGTGGCTGGGTCCCCCTCCCTCAGGGAGCAGCCCCAGGTCCCCGTGTGGTCGTCCCGTGATGTGAAATCTATACCCCGTGGGGCATCCCGGGGCCGTCGCCGCCACCTGGAACCCACCCCCGCGCACCTGCCCCATCGTCCCGATGCTGAGATGGGGGCTGCACTGGTGGCCAGAGGCCCAGAGTGGGCCGGGCAGCAGGGTCTGTGCCCAGGCAGCAGGTGTGGGCGGGAGCGCCAGGCTCCCCGGGCCCAGCTAGGAGGTGCGGCCTGATCATAATCACTTTTAATCTCTTGCTCAAAATAACCCAAAGTCAAGTTAAGGAGGATTACAGGCCTAAAGAACCCTTATCTCAGGGCTGCCCAGCCTGTGCCACCCCCATGCTCGGCACACCTGGGCGTGCGgtggccgtgtgtgtgtgcacgcacacacacgctgGGACCTGCGTGCCTGGAGGTGGACGCAGCCTCACCCCAGCACCCGAGGGCGTGCCGGCAGCTGGGATCCAGCCGGGCGGGCGCACCGCCTCCTGCCCTGGCTGTGAGAGTCTAAGAACTGTGCTGGGGACCAGGCTCGCCCCGCGGGCACCCCTGCCCGGAGGCCGCCCATCACGCGGGCAGGTGTGACAAGGAGGCGTGACTGGTCCAGCCACCCTGAGCCCccgagccccccgcccccagagccTCGGCTGAGCGGGAGCCAGGCTGGGGAGGCGGTGCCTCGGTGACAGTGTGGGCGGCATCTGCAGGCCGTGCCCCCGCCGCATGCAAGCGCTGCCTCTGCCCCGTGACTGCGGCCTCCGAGGGACCCCAGAGCGCTGCCCGCGCAcatgggcagggggcgggggcagagggCTGCGGCCAAGGTCGCCTGTGAGCAGCGGACAGCGGTGCCTCGTCCCCGGGGGGCCCCTTGGGCACCGTGTGCATCGTCATCCTGAACCTCAGCAGGCGGGGGAGGGCggaccccacccccagggcctggGAGCCCCGCGGACGGGGCACCTCGGGAAGCAGCTGGTCGTCCACCTGGGAAGGTTCAGAAAGTTCCACCAAGCCCCCCGCCCACTCACCCCCTGCCCCCTGGGCGCCCCATGTCTCTGCGCATACCCCGGGCCCAAGGGTCCAAGAGACCTGTCCCGCCCTGCACCCTTGACTCAGGACCCGGCCCGGGTGGAGCAGGGGCCTCACCCTGCCCGGCCGGCCCTCGGCCTCTCCGGGgtccccatgtcccctgcacctCTGACGTGGGCCCACCTCCCACCCCGGCCCCTCGCAGCGCCCGCCGACCGCACCAGGGCAGAGGGCTACCCGCGCCTCGCCCGACAAGATGGCCACGGTCTCAGGTGGGGCGGGGTGCTAGCAACGCGGCTGGGCAGTGATGCTGTTGGACACGTTCTAGAACCTTCCTCAGGGAGACAGCAGGACTGGACAGCCTCAGGCCgcaccccctcccctgccttccttcccaggGCTGTCAGCGGTTCCATGCCTCCCCGACCCTCCAGGCAGCGTCCGGCCTCCGCCTCCCAGGCCACCTGCTGCTCAGAGGGGCGCCTCCCTGTCCTTGCAGGAGGCAGCCCCGgtggccccgccccccgccctgaCCCCTCACTGTCCCCCAGCCCCCCTGGTGCTCTCTCCCCCCCAGCAGTCACAGTGCTCCTCCGTGTACTTGACCTgctgccctccctgccctgggccccagaCTCAGACACAGCTGCTTCCCTTCAAGCTCAGACTCCCGATGGGGCACATCCTGGCCCGCGCTCCTTGTGCAGGAACCAAGTTCTGTCCTCAGGTCCCCCCTCCGGGCCGCATGCGCCCAGGCCCACGACTGCAGTGCCCACACCACTCCCAGCCGCAATCCCCGCTTCCCGCCACGCCCACTGTGCACCCCCCAGGCCAAGCCAGCCCCTTCCCTTGTGGCGATGAAGCCCACTGCCCCTTCCGGTCTGCTGGCACCCACACTCCACCTCCCAACAGCCCAGGGACCGGGAGAGCCTCACGGGACCCCGCCGTCCCCACCCCGAAGGACAGCCACCCTTCCCCAGGCTGCAAGGGGAGCAAGACCCAGGCCCCCCACACGGACCTGCCAGGGCCTGCCCAGCACCTCTGCCCTCCAGCTGCCCCAGCACAACCGCTCCGCCAGAGGGCGTGTCCTGCTGCTCATCAGAAGAGGCCCCTCCTCTCGGGGCGGGGGAACCCCAGGCCAGCGGCCTCCCCTCTGAACCAGCTCCTGACTGTCCGTCACCCCTTCCTCTCTGCCCGCCACTGTCTCCTGACGGGCTCCTTGTCCTCTTGATTCATTTTTTAGATGAATGTCCTCCCTGGCCGGGATGTGAACTCCAGAGGGAAGCATCCAGACCCCGCCATGATGCGCCAGGCCCAGCGCTGTGCCCAGCGCGTGGGGGGCGCCTGGCCGGGCAGGTGcgctgtttcctcatctgagacATGGGGGAGGGGCGCCCAGCTCACAGCACAAGCTGCTCTGTTCACGGGGCCAGCGGGAGCTGCCCCTACGCCCGAGGGCCACCCTGGCCTGAGTCCCGGCACGGCCAGGAGCGCGTGTGTGACGTGCCCGTCCTGTGCCCAGGAGGACACAGCCCCCGGCACGAGTCACCGTCACGGCCGTCGGGCCCGCAGGCCTCACCACGGTCCTGCAGGTGAGGGGACGGCACGGCCACCACGCCCTCCGGGCCCAGGGGAGAAGGGACAGCAGGCCCCCCAGAGCCCCGTCCCCGAGGAGGCCCGGCGGGGTCGCTGAGCCGAGCCCGGCATTGCGTTTGCTCCTTCACGTCAGCACTACAGCCTGGGTCGCTGCTAATGAAGTGAAGAAATGTGGCGGTTCCAGGCTTTTAAACTTCTTATGACTGGATTTGCATAATCACGGGCGCTGTGCGGGGACAGAAGCACCTGTTTATAAGACACGGGGCGCGGACAAGGGCCGGGCTGGCCAAGGAGCCCGCCGCCCGAGAGGCGAGGACTTGACGCCTCCGGAGGGCCGCGCAGGCTGAGGCCCAGGCGCGGGAGTCACGTACCCACGGCCACCTGCCGTGCCCGGGCTCTGCCGACAGATCACGTTTACAGCTGACGTCTGCTGGTCTCCGCAGCCTGGCGCTGCCGCAGAGAGACGGGTCGTGGGGGGCACAAGGCAGACAGCGTGACCCAGACCAGCCATGGGGCCTGCCCGCGAGAAAGGGCGCCGAGCCAGCAGCGACCACAGGTTCCCAGGCTGGGACTGGCACGCTGGCCGCGCCGCGCTCCGGCTGTGACCCTGGGCGGTCACCCGGCCTCGCTGagcctgctggctcctctgtGTGTGACCGGAGGCGTCCCGCGTGGGGTGCGGCGTGGGGTGCTCTCTGCGCCCTGGTCTCCCTGCAGCTGCCCGCCTGCAGACAGGGAGGAGCCCTGGGCAGCGTGTCAGCGAGccgcccgccccctgcccccctggGTGCCCACGGAGACTGGCGCGGGTGGCCCAGCGGCGCTGACTCAGCGGGGCTGGCGCCTCAGGAGCTGGCCACGGGTTGGGTCCGTGAGCCCCTGACCTCGGCTGCCCGCGGCCTCGTCCTCCGGGGGGACGGGCTCACCCCTGCCCTCCATCCTCAGGGATGGAGCCGGTGCGGGCCAGGCGCCCTCAGGCCTCACCCTGCCCACTCGGAGGCTTGGCGCCCAGCACATGTGCAGGCgtgccctcttccttcctccaggaCCCTGCACGCGTCAAGTGCCTACTGTGTAGCAGCCTGCTTCTCCCGTCTGCGGGGAGGCAGGTGTCAGCGTCACACAACTGGACGCAGGGGCGCGGGCTCAGGGCAGGAAAGGCGTCGGCGCAGGGGCGCGGGCCCTCCCAGAGCGGGGGCAGGAGCACAGCGCGCTCCGCCGCTGTGTGAGGGTCCCCGGGGCCCAGGGAGGGCGGCGGCTCCAGGGGACGGGGGAGGTGCCTGAgcaggaggctgggggctggagtCCTGCCCACTCCCCCCTCACCCGCTCCatcaccccccgccccgccaggcCCCCACTCAGGAGGCTCAGGAGTTAATTAGGGACCCAAACATTTCATGGTCTGTTATGCTTCCACTgggcatctttttaaattaaaaaacatgatGTACGGCATCGTTGGAGGGAGAAATCACTTTGCAATGGTTTCCTGCTTGGTGCTGGCAGGACGTAGGCGATGGTAGCTGGATGGCCTCCGGAGGGGGGGCTGACGCAAGACCCTCTCCAGGGAA
The sequence above is drawn from the Cervus canadensis isolate Bull #8, Minnesota chromosome 32, ASM1932006v1, whole genome shotgun sequence genome and encodes:
- the ELFN1 gene encoding protein ELFN1; the protein is MAACGRGAPWLWACVAAALLQAGGLAHGDCWLIEGDKGFVWLAICSQNQPPYEAIPQQINSTIVDLRLNENRIRSVQYAALSRFGNLTYLNLTKNEIGYIEDGAFSGQFNLQVLQLGYNRLRNLTEGVLRGLGKLEYLYLQANLIEAVAPGAFWECPNIVNVDLSMNRIQRLHSATFAGLARLSVCELYSNPFYCSCELLGFLRWLAAFANATQAHDRVQCESPPLYSGYFLLGQGRHGQRSILGKLQSVCTDSPYAAETLPVPGRPPPGRSPPPPPAPPAEPSEAPCADDECFSGDGTTPLVALPTLGPQAEARPLIKVKQLTQNSATITVQLPSPFTRMYTLEHFNNSKSSTVSRLTRAREEIRLTNLHALTNYTYCVVSSSSGLHHNHTCLTICLPQPPSPPGPVPSPSTATHYIMTVLGCLFGMVLVLGAVYYCLRRRRRREGKQKQAAAAAGSLKKTIIELKYGPELEAPGLAPLSQGPLLGPEAVTRIPYLPAGPGEVEQYQLAEGGGTPKGSKGGYMEVRAAEQVERRDGDPGRSGPDSQSSVAEISTIAKEVDKVNQIINNCIDALKAESTSFQGSKPGAVSTAEPLAGKRGFLVPTYQDACGLQRHHSLEAAPGAPRASSSSSGSARSPRPYRAEPTALHEAKYIEKGSPAAEAILTVTPAAAVLRAEPEKGRQYGEHRHSYPGPHPAEPPAPPAPPESLGCRKASILEPLTRPRPRDLAYAPLSPQYHHLSYASSPEYACRASRSLWGRFRLSRRRHRDAGECVAAGHALRRKVQFAKDEDLHDILDYWKGVSAQHKS